The DNA region TTAGGCCTGCAACAAAGCATTAAACTTCTTGGCAAAAACATACATATCACAATTCTAAAGATATGAACAAGTAGCTTATAGTAGAGATGTTTCgagttatataatatatatatataccattcgATATTCATGTCCACATCTCATTCAACAAGTTGAAGTTAATTTCATCCCAGCTCTCTTATCTGCATGATTAAGCCACCAATCAGACATAAAATTGTCCTAAGAATCCTCTTCATCAGATTGAATTGTAGTTGAGGAATTGATTAATCGGACCAATCCTTGCATGTATGCATTATTGCACATCATATAATTAAATCCGCCCATATACTCTGTTCAAcatcaaattgaaattttaatattattaacagTTGATAAACATATCTGTCTTTTGGTAACATGAAGATAagaattaattacaaaattacttacaaagaaacaagaacattCCTCCTCCAGAGAGCTTCATCAGAGTAGTAACATATATACTCCCAAGTCAAGTAGATGTGGATTCAAGCTCAAGTCCCATggaaattaaagaaagcatggagaaggaaagaaacccCCCAAAACATGTCAGGCCTCTTCGTATAACTCTTGCCCATTATTTCAATTAAGTTGAAACCATCAAAGTATCATACAATTGAGTCATGATCAAGTCACATATTGATTTTCCTGTggaaataaatacaacaaacacATAAATCTCACAATTCATTCTAAAGATAAATTAATAGAACCAGCTAGCTAGTGATAtccataattcaaaacaaattgaagACATACCAATAATGGATGTCCGCATGTCATTGTTCGGTGGTGATCTAATTCAAGCAAAGGAATTCATCCACCTAATCCTCATCTGCATATATAAGTCACAACCAATTGaacataaaattattacaattcTGATAAACAATTAGGCACTTATAAGTTATTCAAGCACTAACAGAGACATCGtgagaaataaaatgaataacatACCAGTGATGTTGGTTTCATAGTAATATGGTTCTCTGGTGTACTTCATATACATGCGTTCGTGCCCTGCAAAGCCTATGAAGCGTGGTACTTGCTGGATTAACGTCCAGTGTGGACGCCCTTTCAAACATCCCTTTAGTGCTTGGGCACTGCACTTCAATTTCAACTGGAATAGATCGTCATGAGGGTTTTCTTCACGTTGTTGGAGGAAAGAGATAAGCCACTGAAGGAGACTAGTGTTGATCTCTTCAAGGTAAGAGATGAGTGACTGAGGGACACTAATGTTGTTCCGTTCGAGGTAAAAGATGAGGCACAGAAGGAAACACTGAGGGAAAATAGTGTTGTCCACTCGATGATCAACCACCATCAAGCTCTGCAAAGACTCGAGCTTCTCCACACACTCCATCATTGGGCAATCAGCAACTATCAGTTCTTTCAAGAAAGGGAGATGAGAGACCCTTGAAAGACTGTGAGCTTTTCTGATGAACATCTGTGCGATGTTAACCCGATTTAAGCCACTTGGAAGAGCTTTCAGCTTACGGCATTCAATAATGGAGATGCTCTTGAGACGGGGGAAGAACATTAATGGCTTCCTAGATGCAGGCTcgttgtcttcttcttctccactgaTCAATGACCATTCCTCCCAATTACTCATGTTCATGAATATTAGGGATTCAAGCTTAGGGAAGGCAATTTCTGTAGGTTCTCCATTATAATTACCGAGAAATTCAGGGCCAATTGATACAACTGCAGTTGCTCCAACTATCTTCAGATACTTGAGCTGGGGCAGTTGGCCAAGCTGGGGAAGATGAGGGCAATTTGagcaattaattaattgcaaATAAATCAATTCCCGAAGAACAGTATTAATGGAAGTGGATGACGACATCCACTTTGGATATTGACCACCAAAAAAGTCTTGAATCAGTAGATCTTCAAGGCCTGGTGGGGGGCATAGGTTATCAAAGACTTGCACAATCTTATCAGTCTCTTGCTGTTGAATATCCCCATCAGTGTAATTAGCTGAGCAACAAAGCTGTAATTCTCTGAGGTGAGTCTTGTTTGATAGCACTGAAGCACTTTTGCTGCTTGATTTCTCCAAGTTTCTTATAGAAAGGTAATTGAGTTTTTCAAGCATCTGTAGCTCTTCTAAGTTGCATCCCTCTTCTCCATCATCACCAATACTATCGCTGATGATCAATCCTTCCACATGATGAAGATGACCCAACTTACCTATTCCCTTTGGCACATATTTCAAAGGAGCCTCACTGACCCGGAGCCATCTCAAATTGTGTAGATTAGTTATGCTGTTTGGAAGGATATGCAAAGACTTACAATCATTAAGCAACAAGAATTGCAAATTAATGAGATTTCCCAGAGAATCTGGAAGATTAAGAATGCATGTACGCTCCAAATCCAAAAGCCTCAAGTGTACTAAATCCCCAATACTGTCAGGGATATTCTCAATCTTGTCTCCATTAAGAAGTAATAAACGCAAATGTTTAAAGTTGCCAATCACTTGTGTGTTCAAACTTGGGGGAGTCCATAATCGCAAGCTTCTCAGGCAATCAAAATGTGAAATGCTCACACTTTCTCTATTACCTGTAACTGTCAAATGGCGTAGTTTTTTCGATTTGGTGATTTGTGCTTCCTGTGGATCTCCTGAAAAACTTTCACCACCTACAAAAAACTCAGCAAGAGCTCGCAACAAATCATGAATTGTGCAAATTGACATATCTACATACACAGGGTCAGGTTGTAAGAAACTCCTACAAATTAATTCCATGTAATAGCTTTTCGCAACATCCTCCATTGATGCATTTCCCTTTGCTTCAATATAATCTTCTGCAATCCATTGACAAACAAGATCTTCTAATTTAAGTTCACGACCACGGGGGTAAAGAGCACAATAGAGAAAACAATGTTTAAGAGCCAAAGGTAAGGCTTCATAGCTCAAGTATAGTGCTCCTTGAAGCTCTTCTGGGAGTCCTGTAATAGTCCAGGCATCGCTATTAAGCACATTCTCCCATTCTCTTCTATTTTGGCCTTTTGTTACAAGAACACTAGCAATTGCTTTTATTGCGATGGGAAGACCATCGCATTTCTCAACAATTTTCATCCCTATATCCTTCATTCTCTGCATATCTCTTTTATCATTGTTTGTGAAAACTATTTTGCATAGCAATTCCCAACCAGAATCTAAAGGTAGTTTGTTGACATTGTGGATATGTATTGCCCCCATTTTTACGCTAGTGTTTCTATCCCTTGTGGTGACCAAGACTCtacattttgttgttgttcctcCGATcagatttttaattaaatcattccAAATGTTATCATCCCAAATATCATCTAAAACTAGAAATAAGCTCTTTCCATGCAAGACATCACAGAGTATATTTTGTAACTCATCGATTGTTGTGGACTCCCCATATCCACCCCCAGTCtttcttatgatttcttttagcAAATCAGTCCTTGATGTGAATGATTTTGAAACACAAATCCATGAGCATAAAACAAAagcatcttttatttttgggttgttatatatttgttgtgcGAGCGTTGTTTTGCCTATACCCCCCATGCCAACAATGGCAAAAAGACAGCATTTCTGTTCATGTGGAGAGACCAATAATTCAACAAGTCTCTTAGTAGCATCTTTGATATCCCAACCCACAACGTCAGGTTCAAGCAAAGATGAACTCTGGCGATAAGAAGCTTCATTCATGGCATTTGCATCATTTGATTTGGAAGAAGTCATGAACTTAAACTTAATCTTATCCTCAGATATCTCAGTTAATCTATCATTGagacttttaattttatcagcAATCT from Dioscorea cayenensis subsp. rotundata cultivar TDr96_F1 unplaced genomic scaffold, TDr96_F1_v2_PseudoChromosome.rev07_lg8_w22 25.fasta BLBR01001797.1, whole genome shotgun sequence includes:
- the LOC120257019 gene encoding putative disease resistance protein RGA1, which translates into the protein MAMLLDAFGGKLVEKLTNVIEEKAIMVLGVKDELQRLRRRMERIARVLKDAERRRIRDETVKLWVDELKDLMYDAEDIIDLCMIQGTGLLQDDHHSQLPESSTTASTRVRCYNFPLFSCVCSVPFRYEIADKIKSLNDRLTEISEDKIKFKFMTSSKSNDANAMNEASYRQSSSLLEPDVVGWDIKDATKRLVELLVSPHEQKCCLFAIVGMGGIGKTTLAQQIYNNPKIKDAFVLCSWICVSKSFTSRTDLLKEIIRKTGGGYGESTTIDELQNILCDVLHGKSLFLVLDDIWDDNIWNDLIKNLIGGTTTKCRVLVTTRDRNTSVKMGAIHIHNVNKLPLDSGWELLCKIVFTNNDKRDMQRMKDIGMKIVEKCDGLPIAIKAIASVLVTKGQNRREWENVLNSDAWTITGLPEELQGALYLSYEALPLALKHCFLYCALYPRGRELKLEDLVCQWIAEDYIEAKGNASMEDVAKSYYMELICRSFLQPDPVYVDMSICTIHDLLRALAEFFVGGESFSGDPQEAQITKSKKLRHLTVTGNRESVSISHFDCLRSLRLWTPPSLNTQVIGNFKHLRLLLLNGDKIENIPDSIGDLVHLRLLDLERTCILNLPDSLGNLINLQFLLLNDCKSLHILPNSITNLHNLRWLRVSEAPLKYVPKGIGKLGHLHHVEGLIISDSIGDDGEEGCNLEELQMLEKLNYLSIRNLEKSSSKSASVLSNKTHLRELQLCCSANYTDGDIQQQETDKIVQVFDNLCPPPGLEDLLIQDFFGGQYPKWMSSSTSINTVLRELIYLQLINCSNCPHLPQLGQLPQLKYLKIVGATAVVSIGPEFLGNYNGEPTEIAFPKLESLIFMNMSNWEEWSLISGEEEDNEPASRKPLMFFPRLKSISIIECRKLKALPSGLNRVNIAQMFIRKAHSLSRVSHLPFLKELIVADCPMMECVEKLESLQSLMVVDHRVDNTIFPQCFLLCLIFYLERNNISVPQSLISYLEEINTSLLQWLISFLQQREENPHDDLFQLKLKCSAQALKGCLKGRPHWTLIQQVPRFIGFAGHERMYMKYTREPYYYETNITDED